GCCACCGCCGTTGTCTTTAAGAATCAGGAGTGTAGTGCATGGAGTTCAGTGTAAAAAGCGGTAGCCCGGAGAAACAGCGGAGTGCCTGCATCGTCGTGGGCGTCTTTGAACCGCGTCGCCTCTCTCCGATTGCAGAACAGCTCGATAAGATCAGCGACGGGTACATTAGCGCACTGCTGCGCCGTGGCGAACTGGAAGGAAAACCGGGGCAGACGCTATTGTTGCACCATGTGCCGAACGTTTTGTCCGAGCGAATTCTCCTTATTGGTTGTGGCAAAGAGCGCGAACTTGATGAGCGCCAGTACAAGCAGGTCATTCAGAAAACCATCAATACTTTGAATGATACTGGCTCAATGGAAGCCGTCTGCTTCCTGACCGAGCTGCACGTCAAAGGTCGTAATAACTACTGGAAAGTGCGTCAGGCGGTCGAGACAGCCAAAGAGACGCTGTACAGTTTTGATCAACTGAAAACCAACAAAAGCGAACCGCGCCGTCCGCTGCGTAAAATGGTTTTCAACGTGCCGACCCGCCGTGAACTGACCAGCGGCGAACGCGCGATCCAGCACGGTCTGGCGATTGCCGCCGGTATCAAGGCAGCAAAAGATCTTGGCAATATGCCGCCGAACATCTGCAACGCCGGTTATCTGGCTTCGCAGGCGCGTCAGCTGGCCGATTCCTACAGCAAAAACGTCATTACCCGCGTCATCGGCGAACAGCAGATGAAAGAGCTGGGCATGCACTCCTACCTCGCGGTGGGCAACGGTTCGCAAAACGAATCGCTGATGTCGGTGATCGAATACAAAGGTAATCCGTCCGAAGACGTGCGTCCGATCGTGCTGGTCGGTAAAGGGCTGACCTTTGACTCCGGCGGTATCTCCATCAAGCCTGCCGAAGGCATGGACGAGATGAAGTACGACATGTGCGGCGCGGCTGCAGTGTACGGCGTGATGCGCATGGTGGCGGAACTGCAGTTGCCGATTAACGTCATCGGTGTGCTGGCGGGCTGTGAAAACATGCCGGGCGGGCGAGCTTATCGTCCGGGCGACGTGTTGACCACCATGTCCGGTCAGACCGTTGAGGTGCTGAACACCGATGCTGAAGGCCGTCTGGTGCTGTGCGACGTATTAACCTACGTTGAGCGTTTTGAGCCAGAAGCGGTGATTGACGTGGCGACCCTGACCGGCGCCTGCGTGATTGCGCTGGGCCATCACATCACCGGTTTGATGTCGAACCATAATCCGCTGGCGCACGAGCTCATTAGCGCGTCCGAGCAGGCGGGTGACCGCGCATGGCGTCTGCCGCTGGGCGATGAGTTCCAGGAGCAACTGGAGTCCAACTTTGCGGATATGGCTAACATCGGCGGGCGTCCTGGCGGGGCAATCACCGCAGGCTGCTTCCTGTCGCGCTTTACCCGTAAGTATAACTGGGCGCACCTGGACATCGCCGGTACCGCATGGCGTTCCGGCAAAGCGAAAGGCGCAACCGGTCGTCCGGTCGCGTTGCTGTCGCAGTTCCTGCTCAACCGCGCCGGGTTTAACGGCGAAGAGTGATGTTAAATGCCGGGTGGCGGCTTCGCCTTACCCGGCCTACAACGTCACGATACCGTAGACCCGGTAAGCGCAGCGCCACCGGACAATACGTTTAAATCCACAACAAGAAGCCCCATATATGAAGAATGCAACGTTCTACCTTCTGGACAACGACACCCATGTCGATGGCTTAAGCGCTGTCGAACAACTGGTGTGCGACGTTGCCGCAGAACGTTGGCGCAGTGGCAAGCGCGTGCTGATTGCCTGTGAAGATGAGCAGCAGGCCATTCGTCTGGATGAAGCACTGTGGGCAAGACCGGCTGACAGTTTTGTCCCACATAATCTGGCGGGTGAAGGCCCGAGAGGTGGCGCGCCGGTTGAAATTGCCTGGCCGCAAAAACGCAACAGCAGCCCGCGGGATATTTTGATCAGCCTGCGAACAAACTTTGCAGATTTTGCCACCGCTTTCACAGAAGTGATAGACTTCGTTCCTTACGAAGATTCTCTGAAACAACTGGCGCGTGAACGCTACAAAGCCTACCGCGTGGCTGGTTTTAACCTGAATACGGCAACCTGGAAATAATGGAAAAGACATACAACCCACAAGATATCGAACAGCCGCTTTACGAGCACTGGGAACAGCAGGGCTACTTCAAGCCAAACGGTGATGAAAGTAAAGAATCCTTCTGCATCATGATCCCGCCGCCGAACGTCACCGGCAGTTTGCATATGGGTCACGCCTTCCAGCAAACCATCATGGATACCATGATCCGCTACCAGCGCATGCAGGGTAAAAACACCCTCTGGCAGGCGGGGACCGACCATGCCGGTATCGCCACCCAGATGGTCGTTGAGCGCAAGATTGCCGCTGAAGAAGGTAAAACCCGTCACGATTACGGACGCGATGCGTTCATCGACAAAATCTGGCAGTGGAAAGCGGAATCTGGCGGCACCATTACCCGTCAGATGCGCCGTCTCGGTAACTCCGTGGACTGGGAGCGTGAGCGCTTCACCATGGACGAAGGTCTTTCCAATGCCGTGAAAGAAGTCTTCGTACGCCTCTACAAAGAAGACCTGATTTACCGTGGCAAACGCCTGGTCAACTGGGACCCGAAACTGCGCACCGCCATCTCTGACCTGGAAGTGGAAAACCGCGAGTCCAAAGGCTCGATGTGGCACATCCGCTATCCGCTGGCCGACGGCGCGAAAACCGCAGACGGTAAAGATTATCTGGTCGTCGCTACCACGCGTCCGGAAACCCTGCTGGGCGATACCGGCGTGGCCGTAAACCCGGAGGATCCGCGTTATAAAGATCTGATTGGCAAATTCGTGGTACTGCCGCTGGTGAACCGCCGCATTCCGATTGTGGGCGATGAACACGCCGACATGGAAAAGGGCACCGGCTGCGTGAAAATCACCCCGGCGCACGACTTTAACGACTATGAAGTCGGTAAACGTCACGCTCTGCCAATGATCAACATTCTGACCTTTGACGGCGATATCCGTGAAAGCGCTCAGGTATTTGATACGAAAGGCGAAGAATCTGACGTCTACGCCAGCGATATCCCGGCGGAGTTCCAGAAGCTGGAACGCTTTGCCGCCCGTAAAGCGGTGGTTGCTGCCGTTGACGCTCTCGGCCTGCTGGAAGAGATTAAACCCCACGATCTGACCGTGCCGTACGGCGACCGTGGCGGTGTAGTTATCGAACCGATGCTGACCGACCAGTGGTACGTGCGTGCCGATGTGCTGGCAAAACCAGCGGTTGAAGCGGTTGAGAACGGCGACATTCAGTTCGTGCCGAAGCAGTACGAAAACATGTATTTCTCCTGGATGCGTGATATTCAAGACTGGTGTATCTCCCGTCAGCTGTGGTGGGGTCACCGTATCCCGGCATGGTACGACAACGAAGGCAACGTCTACGTGGGTCGCACCGAAGACGAAGTGCGGAAGGAAAACAACCTGAGCGCCGACATTGCGCTTCGTCAGGACGAAGACGTTCTCGATACCTGGTTCTCCTCCGCGCTGTGGACCTTCTCCACTCTCGGCTGGCCGGAAAACACCGACGCCTTGCGTCAGTTCCACCCATCCAGCGTAATGGTCTCCGGCTTCGACATCATCTTCTTCTGGATTGCCCGCATGATCATGATGACCATGCACTTCATCAAAGATGAAAACGGCAAGCCGCAGGTTCCGTTCCATACCGTCTACATGACCGGTCTTATTCGTGACGACGAAGGCCAGAAGATGTCCAAATCCAAGGGCAACGTTATTGATCCGCTGGATATGGTCGACGGTATCTCACTGGCAGACCTGCTGGAGAAACGTACCGGTAACATGATGCAGCCACAGCTGGCGGAGAAAATCCGTAAGCGTACCGAAAAGCAATTCCCGGATGGCATCGAGCCGCACGGCACCGACGCCCTGCGCTTCACCCTGGCGGCACTCGCCTCTACCGGTCGCGATATCAACTGGGATATGAAGCGTCTGGAAGGTTACCGTAACTTCTGTAACAAACTGTGGAACGCCAGCCGCTTTGTGCTGATGAACACCGAAGAGCAGGATTGCGGCTTCAACGGCGGCGAAATGACCCTGTCGCTGGCGGACCGCTGGATTCTGGCGGAGTTTAACCAGACCATCAAAGCGTACCGCGAAGCGCTGGATAACTACCGCTTCGATATCGCTGCAGGCATCCTGTACGAGTTCACCTGGAACCAGTTCTGCGACTGGTATCTGGAGTTGACCAAGCCGGTGATGAACGGGGGTTCTGAGTCTGAACTGCGCGGCACTCGCCATACTCTGGTGACCGTGCTGGAAGGTCTGCTGCGCCTCGCGCACCCGATCATTCCGTTCATCACTGAAACCATCTGGCAGCGCGTGAAAGTGATTTGCGGCATCACCGCCGACACCATCATGCTGCAGCCGTTCCCGCAGTACGATGCGTCTCAGGTTGATGAAGCAGCAGCTTCTGACACCGAGTGGCTGAAACAGGCCATCATTGCGGTACGTAACGTCCGTGCGGAAATGAACATCGCTCCGGGCAAACCGCTGGAGCTGCTGCTGCGCGGTTGCAGCAAGGACGCGGAGCGTCGTGTGAACGACAACCGTGGCTTCCTGCTGAATCTGGCGCGTCTGGAGAGCATCACCGTGCTGCCAGCCGATGACAAAGGTCCGGTGTCGGTAACCAAAATCATCGACGGTGCTGAGCTGCTGATCCCGATGGCTGGCCTCATCAACAAAGAAGATGAGCTGGCGCGTCTGGCGAAAGAAGTGGCGAAAATCGAAGGTGAAATCAGCCGCATCGAAAACAAACTGTCTAACGAAGGCTTTGTGGCGCGCGCACCGGAAGCGGTGATCGCCAAAGAGCGTGAGAAGCTGGACGGTTACGCGGAAGCGAAAGCGAAACTGGTTGAGCAGCAGGCGGTTATCGCCGCGCTGTAATCAAATGCCAGGTGGCGCTACGCTTACCCGGCCTACAGTCCGTTGCAATATCAATGTATTGTGCGCTTTATCAGGCGCACAATACCTTCGTTCCTGAATTATCCTCTCTTGCACTCCCCTGCCCTGCGGTGTTATTAACTGCGTATATCCGTCACTAATTATTTCGAGTTTCGCTATGAGTGTTATATCTCCGGTCGCGGCGACCCTGCGTCTTATCACCGCTGACGATAATCCCGCGGTGGCCAGCGTCATCCGCCAGGTCTCCGCCGAATACGGCCTGACCGCCGACAAAGGCTATACCGTTGCCGATCCGAATCTGGATGAGCTGTACCAGCTCTACAGCCAGCCAGGCCACGCTTATTGGGTGGTGGAGCAAAATGGTCGCGTGGTGGGCGGCGGCGGCATTGCGCCACTCTCCTGTAGCGAGCCGGATATTTGTGAATTGCAGAAGATGTATTTTCTGTCGACGGTGCGTGGCCAGGGTCTGGCGAAGAAACTGGCGCTGATGGCGCTCGATCACGCCCGCGAGCATGGCTTCAAACGCTGCTATCTGGAAACCACCGCGTTTCTGCGTGAAGCGATTGGCCTGTATGAACATTTAGGCTTTGAGCACATCAGCGAACCGCTGGGCTGCACCGGGCATGTGGATTGCGAAGTGCGGATGCTGAAAGGTCTGTAAGTGTGCCCGACGCAGTACGCGTATCGGGCAGACAATCACACCGGCACACCGCTGTGAAAACGAAACTCGTTGTCCGGCGAGGTAATTAACGCCGCCTCCACTTCGCCAAAGAAGCGCACGCGCGGCGTGATATCCACTTTCGACACCTGCTGCGCCAGTGCCAGGTAATCCTGGTAGTGACGCGCTTCTGAACGCAGCAGCGAGAGATAAAACTTCTGCAACGGCTCATCAAGATACGGCGCCAGCGCGGCAAAACGCTCGCAGGAACGCGCTTCGATATAGGCCCCGCAAATCAGCTTATCAATCAGCGTCAACGGCTCGTGAGTTCGCACCTCTTTCAGCATCCCTTTGGCATAGCGGCTGGCAGTGATCTTCACGTACGGGATCTGGCGTGCGGTCATGGCTTCGCGCACCTGCCAGAAGTGATGCAACTCCTCTTTGATCAGCAGCCCCATGCTGTCGATCAACGCCTGCCCCCACGGATCGTCCGTCTGCGGCATCGCGCTTTTGCCGATCTGCTTATGCAGGGCGACGAAATCAGGCTCCGGCCCTTCACGGAAGGCAAACGCTTCGTAGGGCTGTAGCCAGGCAAGCAACGCATCAGCCCCCTGTTTATCCGCAACATATTTACGCACCAGCAGCATCGCCGTTTGCGCGGCTTTCAATTCACACACCAGGTGGTCGGTTAACAGTAGCGGGAGATTCGTCGGATCGCGGGCTTTATCGAGCCACGCCTTTGGCGTTGGGCATTGCAGAAAAGAAAGAACCGGGGAGAGTATTTGCGGGTAATCCATTGGCAACCTGTCATTAAGGTACGGCAGCAGGCGCTGCCGTACCGTATAGCATCTGGAACTTAGTGGCGCACACCGTCGTCGTCTTCGTCGACGAAATCTTCATCGTCGCCGTCTTCGCCGTTAGGGTCTTCAAAGTAAGTTCCCCAGCCGTCGTATTCCACTTCAAACTTCTCCGCCAGATTCATCAGCTGCTCTACCTGAGCGTCGATGAGCTCCGCGTTCAGCGCGCATTCGCTGAGGATGTCGCAGCAGATGACTGTGTCACCCTCTTCCACTTCCAGCTCTTCCGGCTCGGTCACTTCATAGCCGAGTTTGAACGCTTCTACCGCGGCTTTCTCCAGCGTTTCGAAGTCATCTGCGGAAAGGTGATGCTCAATGGTGTACAGCGCGTCGGGATCGCTGCCATCGTCGAGTAATTCTTCAATAATCAAGCGCGTCTCTTCACGCTGCTCTTCCAGTAGTTCCGGGTTTGCCATGGCTGATTCCTCATAATGTCCTGCCGATACTCTTATTGTCACATACCGCTGACATTGCCTCCACCTTTCCAGCAAAGATTTGTTAAACAGGGTTGCAAATGAATAATCATCCATATAAATTGAATTTTAATTCAATAAATGGTCTTGACCATGTGAGGGAACCATGTCTGCGTTTTATCAGAAGCATTTCTTGAAGTTGCTTGATTTCACCTCCGCTGAACTTACCACTCTACTGCAACTCGCCGCGCAGCTGAAAGCCGATAAGAAAAACGGTAAAGAAGCGCCAAAACTGACCGGTAAAAATATCGCGCTCATCTTCGAAAAAGACTCGACCCGTACCCGATGCTCTTTCGAAGTTGCCGCATACGATCAAGGCGCCCGCGTCACGTACCTCGGACCCAGCGGCAGCCAGATTGGCCATAAAGAATCTATCAAAGATACCGCGCGCGTGCTGGGCCGCATATACGACGGCATACAGTATCGCGGCTACGGCCAGGAAATTGTCGAAACGCTGGCGGCGTATGCCGGCGTGCCGGTATGGAACGGCCTGACCAATGAATTTCACCCGACGCAATTGCTGGCAGACCTGCTGACCATGCAGGAGCATCTGCCAGGTAAAGCGTTCAATGAAATGACGTTGGTGTATGCAGGCGATGCGCGTAACAACATGGGTAATTCGATGCTGGAAGCGGCGGCATTAACGGGGCTGAATTTACGCCTGGTTGCACCAACCTCCTGCTGGCCGGACACGTCCCTTGTGGCGGAATGCAAGGCGATGGCGCAGAAAAACGGCGGTAATATCACACTGACCGAAGAGATTGCGACAGGCGTGAAGGGCGCTGACTTTATCTATACCGATGTGTGGGTGTCGATGGGGGAAGCCAAAGAGAAATGGGCGGAACGCATCGTGCTGCTGCGTGATTATCAGGTGAATAGCGCGATGATGGCGCTGACCGGCAATCCACAGGTGAAATTCCTCCACTGCCTGCCCGCCTTCCATGACGATCAGACCACGCTCGGTAAGAAAATGGCAGAAGAGTATGGCTTGCATGGCGGTATGGAAGTCACCGATGAGGTGT
This Citrobacter enshiensis DNA region includes the following protein-coding sequences:
- the pepA gene encoding leucyl aminopeptidase; this translates as MEFSVKSGSPEKQRSACIVVGVFEPRRLSPIAEQLDKISDGYISALLRRGELEGKPGQTLLLHHVPNVLSERILLIGCGKERELDERQYKQVIQKTINTLNDTGSMEAVCFLTELHVKGRNNYWKVRQAVETAKETLYSFDQLKTNKSEPRRPLRKMVFNVPTRRELTSGERAIQHGLAIAAGIKAAKDLGNMPPNICNAGYLASQARQLADSYSKNVITRVIGEQQMKELGMHSYLAVGNGSQNESLMSVIEYKGNPSEDVRPIVLVGKGLTFDSGGISIKPAEGMDEMKYDMCGAAAVYGVMRMVAELQLPINVIGVLAGCENMPGGRAYRPGDVLTTMSGQTVEVLNTDAEGRLVLCDVLTYVERFEPEAVIDVATLTGACVIALGHHITGLMSNHNPLAHELISASEQAGDRAWRLPLGDEFQEQLESNFADMANIGGRPGGAITAGCFLSRFTRKYNWAHLDIAGTAWRSGKAKGATGRPVALLSQFLLNRAGFNGEE
- the holC gene encoding DNA polymerase III subunit chi — encoded protein: MKNATFYLLDNDTHVDGLSAVEQLVCDVAAERWRSGKRVLIACEDEQQAIRLDEALWARPADSFVPHNLAGEGPRGGAPVEIAWPQKRNSSPRDILISLRTNFADFATAFTEVIDFVPYEDSLKQLARERYKAYRVAGFNLNTATWK
- the valS gene encoding valine--tRNA ligase, with the protein product MEKTYNPQDIEQPLYEHWEQQGYFKPNGDESKESFCIMIPPPNVTGSLHMGHAFQQTIMDTMIRYQRMQGKNTLWQAGTDHAGIATQMVVERKIAAEEGKTRHDYGRDAFIDKIWQWKAESGGTITRQMRRLGNSVDWERERFTMDEGLSNAVKEVFVRLYKEDLIYRGKRLVNWDPKLRTAISDLEVENRESKGSMWHIRYPLADGAKTADGKDYLVVATTRPETLLGDTGVAVNPEDPRYKDLIGKFVVLPLVNRRIPIVGDEHADMEKGTGCVKITPAHDFNDYEVGKRHALPMINILTFDGDIRESAQVFDTKGEESDVYASDIPAEFQKLERFAARKAVVAAVDALGLLEEIKPHDLTVPYGDRGGVVIEPMLTDQWYVRADVLAKPAVEAVENGDIQFVPKQYENMYFSWMRDIQDWCISRQLWWGHRIPAWYDNEGNVYVGRTEDEVRKENNLSADIALRQDEDVLDTWFSSALWTFSTLGWPENTDALRQFHPSSVMVSGFDIIFFWIARMIMMTMHFIKDENGKPQVPFHTVYMTGLIRDDEGQKMSKSKGNVIDPLDMVDGISLADLLEKRTGNMMQPQLAEKIRKRTEKQFPDGIEPHGTDALRFTLAALASTGRDINWDMKRLEGYRNFCNKLWNASRFVLMNTEEQDCGFNGGEMTLSLADRWILAEFNQTIKAYREALDNYRFDIAAGILYEFTWNQFCDWYLELTKPVMNGGSESELRGTRHTLVTVLEGLLRLAHPIIPFITETIWQRVKVICGITADTIMLQPFPQYDASQVDEAAASDTEWLKQAIIAVRNVRAEMNIAPGKPLELLLRGCSKDAERRVNDNRGFLLNLARLESITVLPADDKGPVSVTKIIDGAELLIPMAGLINKEDELARLAKEVAKIEGEISRIENKLSNEGFVARAPEAVIAKEREKLDGYAEAKAKLVEQQAVIAAL
- a CDS encoding GNAT family N-acetyltransferase, giving the protein MSVISPVAATLRLITADDNPAVASVIRQVSAEYGLTADKGYTVADPNLDELYQLYSQPGHAYWVVEQNGRVVGGGGIAPLSCSEPDICELQKMYFLSTVRGQGLAKKLALMALDHAREHGFKRCYLETTAFLREAIGLYEHLGFEHISEPLGCTGHVDCEVRMLKGL
- the miaE gene encoding tRNA isopentenyl-2-thiomethyl-A-37 hydroxylase MiaE translates to MDYPQILSPVLSFLQCPTPKAWLDKARDPTNLPLLLTDHLVCELKAAQTAMLLVRKYVADKQGADALLAWLQPYEAFAFREGPEPDFVALHKQIGKSAMPQTDDPWGQALIDSMGLLIKEELHHFWQVREAMTARQIPYVKITASRYAKGMLKEVRTHEPLTLIDKLICGAYIEARSCERFAALAPYLDEPLQKFYLSLLRSEARHYQDYLALAQQVSKVDITPRVRFFGEVEAALITSPDNEFRFHSGVPV
- the rraB gene encoding ribonuclease E inhibitor RraB, producing the protein MANPELLEEQREETRLIIEELLDDGSDPDALYTIEHHLSADDFETLEKAAVEAFKLGYEVTEPEELEVEEGDTVICCDILSECALNAELIDAQVEQLMNLAEKFEVEYDGWGTYFEDPNGEDGDDEDFVDEDDDGVRH
- the argL gene encoding putative translational regulatory protein ArgL, yielding MNNHPYKLNFNSINGLDHVREPCLRFIRSIS
- the argF gene encoding ornithine carbamoyltransferase, with the protein product MSAFYQKHFLKLLDFTSAELTTLLQLAAQLKADKKNGKEAPKLTGKNIALIFEKDSTRTRCSFEVAAYDQGARVTYLGPSGSQIGHKESIKDTARVLGRIYDGIQYRGYGQEIVETLAAYAGVPVWNGLTNEFHPTQLLADLLTMQEHLPGKAFNEMTLVYAGDARNNMGNSMLEAAALTGLNLRLVAPTSCWPDTSLVAECKAMAQKNGGNITLTEEIATGVKGADFIYTDVWVSMGEAKEKWAERIVLLRDYQVNSAMMALTGNPQVKFLHCLPAFHDDQTTLGKKMAEEYGLHGGMEVTDEVFESPASIVFDQAENRMHTIKAVMVATLSQ